The Salvia splendens isolate huo1 chromosome 21, SspV2, whole genome shotgun sequence genome includes a window with the following:
- the LOC121784202 gene encoding biotin carboxyl carrier protein of acetyl-CoA carboxylase 2, chloroplastic-like encodes IYDCNYIPSFYVDSSFTFVAEAIIVLINVFFQRPRPEGSPLLAASSQPAQRRHFIASFPRSDCRSTPALTTTAQFQGCSRSQSDAFKVCAQLSQAVVEKVPNATPALEIVPILESEKQDEVPDASSISTFMNRVSDLVKLVDSKDIAELQLKQLDIEILIRKKEALPQSSSPDPVYLIPPPTYQSALPPSTPAPESVSSRPSSPTSAPAPTKPTSSHPPLKCPMAGNFYRSPAPGEPPFVKVGDKVQKGQVICIIEAMKLMNDIEADHSGTVVEILVDDGKPVSLDMPLFIIEPRRTKCTSHEKPQLKL; translated from the exons ATCTACGATTGCAATTACATTCCTTCTTTCTACGTTGATTCATCGTTTACTTTTGTTGCTGAAGCAATAATAGTATTAATCAATGTCTTCTTTCAGCGTCCAAGGCCCGAAGGTTCGCCTCTCCTGGCTGCTTCATCGCAGCCGGCTCAGAGACGGCACTTTATTGCTTCCTTTCCTCGATCGGATTGCAGATCAACTCCTGCATTGACAACAACAGCTCAGTTTCAG GGATGTAGCCGCAGCCAATCAGATGCCTTTAAGGTCTGTGCTCAGCTTAGTCAG GCTGTGGTCGAAAAGGTTCCAAATGCTACTCCAGCTCTAGAGATAGTGCCTATCCTAGAATCTGAAAAGCAAGATGAAGTTCCAGATGCATCCTCTATTTCAACTTTTATGAACCGAGTGTCAGATCTTGTCAA GCTTGTGGATTCAAAAGATATTGCAGAGTTGCAGCTTAAACAATTGGATATTGAAATCCTTATCCGGAAAAAGGAAGCACTGCCACAGTCATCAAGTCCAGATCCTGTTTACCTCATACCACCTCCTACATACCAGTCTGCACTACCACCAAGCACTCCTGCTCCGGAATCTGTGTCCTCTAGACCGTCATCTCCCACTTCAGCACCTGCACCAACAAAACCAACGTCATCACATCCCCCATTGAAATGCCCAATGGCTGGAAACTTCTATCGTTCTCCAGCTCCTGGTGAACCACCTTTTGTGAAG GTTGGGGATAAGGTGCAAAAGGGACAAGTAATATGCATCATCGAGGCTATGAAACTGATGAATGATATTGAG gCTGATCACTCTGGCACTGTAGTTGAGATTCTTGTAGATGATGGGAAACCCGTCAGCTTGGATATG CCTTTATTTATAATCGAGCCAAGAAGAACCAAGTGCACCTCTCATGAAAAACCACAATTAAAGCTCTGA
- the LOC121784204 gene encoding uncharacterized protein LOC121784204 — MKIIEASATALTNFELLDLLRSRGAGKYASLAIATVSQSEFKVFDYLEGTVACNQTREIVDNFVAECQKFDLPKADILNIVNIRPRNEPELFPIISIISCY; from the exons ATGAAAAT AATTGAGGCTAGCGCCACCGCTCTCACTAATTTTGAATTGCTTGATCTCTTGAGATCAAGAGGGGCTGGAAAGTATGCCTCACTAGCTATTGCAACCGTATCTCAATCTGAGTTCAAG GTTTTTGATTATTTAGAGGGGACTGTTGCTTGCAATCAAACAAGGGAAATTGTCGATAACTTTGTTGCCGAGTGCCAAAAATTTGACCTTCCAAAGGCAGATATTCTTAATATTGTGAATATAAGACCAAGAAATGAACCTGAACTTTTCCCGATAATCTCTATCATTTCTTGTTATTGA